Within the Stenotrophomonas maltophilia genome, the region CTTCGGCATGCGAGATCGATGCCGACAGCTGCGCCTGGCTGTTGGCCTGCAGCGCCGAGCATTGGCAGCCGATGCCGGAGGATGCGGCCTGCCGCCGCCGCGTACTGGCGCTGCTGCAGCAGCGACTGCTGGTGAGCGACGATCCGGCCCATGCCGAGGCCTGTGCGGCCGAGCAGCGCGTGCGCGACAGCCACTGGTGGCCGCTGTCGGCGCTGCACTACCAGCAATCCTGCTGGGATGGCGTGGACAGCAGCGCGGACATGCAGCGTCAGCAGCTGGTGACCGCGCGCGACCTGGTCCGCAGCTTCGGCAATCCGCCGCCGGAGGCGCCGCCACGCCAGCCCGGCGCGCTTGCGCTGCCCCGCTGCGATGATGATCCGATGCAGGAACTGCTGCAGGCGCGTGCCACCTGCCGGAATTTCGATGCGACCCGCGCGCTGCCGCTGCCGTTGCTGGCACGGCTGCTGCAGCAGGTGCTGATGGCGCAGGCACAGGTGGAAACCGATCCGGACGTGCGGTTCCTGAAGAAGAACGTGCCCTCGGCCGGCAGCCTGCATCCGCTGGAAGCCTATCTGATGGTGCGCGACGTGCAGGGCCTGGCGCCGGGGCTCTACCATTACCACGCAGTCGCGCATGAACTGGCCCCGCTGCCGGTGCAGCCCGACGATCCCGCAGGGTTCCGCCTGCGCCTGCTGGCGGGCCAGCACTGGTTCGCCGATGCCCACGTGCTGCTGGTACTGGTGTGCCGCTTCGAGCGCACCTTCTGGAAGTACCGCAACCACGCCAAGGCCTACCGTGCGGTCATGCTCGACGCCGGGCACATCTCGCAGGCGTTCTACAGCGCGGCCACCGCACAGGGCCTGGGCGCGTTCGTCACGGCGGCCATCAACGAGGCCGAGGCCGCGCGCGCGCTTGCCCTGCAGCCGATGGCGGAAGGCGCGCTGGCGGTATGCGGCTTCGGCTGGCGCGCGGCAACGATGCAGACCTCGGAGATGGACCCGGCGGGCCGTGTCTGGCCCGCCAGGATCACGCCGTAGCGTGGCTCAGGTCGCTTCGAAGTCGACCAGGACCGCGCCGTCCCCGACCTGGTCGCCGGCCTTCGCCCGGTAACCCTTCACTGTGCCGTCGGCCGGTGCCTGCAGGGTGTGCTCCATCTTCATCGCCTCGAGTACCACCAGCGGCGTGCCGCGCTTGACCTGGGCACCGGCCTCGACCAGCGTGGCCACGATCCTGCCGGGCATCGGCGCCAGCAGGCTGCCTGCATCGGCCACCGCATGCTCCGACTCGCCGACCGGGTCGTGCAGGGTGAAGCGGTGCTGGCCATCGGCGCCGAACAGATACAGCTGGTCACCCTCGCGCAGCAGCT harbors:
- a CDS encoding putative peptide maturation dehydrogenase translates to MRFRRCRTLFVEPVERPAFALADLMAGGTGVTFEQRLQVRTAHLPSACEIDADSCAWLLACSAEHWQPMPEDAACRRRVLALLQQRLLVSDDPAHAEACAAEQRVRDSHWWPLSALHYQQSCWDGVDSSADMQRQQLVTARDLVRSFGNPPPEAPPRQPGALALPRCDDDPMQELLQARATCRNFDATRALPLPLLARLLQQVLMAQAQVETDPDVRFLKKNVPSAGSLHPLEAYLMVRDVQGLAPGLYHYHAVAHELAPLPVQPDDPAGFRLRLLAGQHWFADAHVLLVLVCRFERTFWKYRNHAKAYRAVMLDAGHISQAFYSAATAQGLGAFVTAAINEAEAARALALQPMAEGALAVCGFGWRAATMQTSEMDPAGRVWPARITP